In Drosophila simulans strain w501 chromosome 3R, Prin_Dsim_3.1, whole genome shotgun sequence, a single window of DNA contains:
- the LOC27207427 gene encoding uncharacterized protein LOC27207427: protein MRITWQTFPKLLIVLPLLHFYLAHCVKAESEDLKRRKESEQPNAQNVNIAWLVKQGKLGKT, encoded by the exons ATGAGGATTACTTGgcaaacttttccaaaattACTAATTGTGTTGCCATTGCTGCATTTTTATCTTGCTCACTGTGTTAAGGCAGAATCAGAAGACCTCAAGCGTCGCAAAGAATCGG AGCAACCTAATGCGCAGAATGTCAACATAGCCTGGCTGGTGAAGCAGGGGAAGTTGGGGAAGACATAA